One stretch of Croceibacterium atlanticum DNA includes these proteins:
- a CDS encoding helix-turn-helix domain-containing protein, with the protein MPINVKLDDLLHERRMTLTELADRVGLTLANLSILKTGKAKAIRFSTLEAICRELDCQPGDILGYDGE; encoded by the coding sequence ATGCCGATCAATGTGAAACTCGACGACCTGCTCCACGAACGGCGCATGACACTGACCGAACTGGCCGACCGCGTGGGCCTCACCCTCGCCAATCTGTCGATCCTCAAGACCGGCAAGGCCAAGGCAATCCGCTTCTCCACACTGGAGGCGATCTGCCGCGAACTGGACTGCCAGCCGGGCGACATACTCGGCTATGACGGAGAGTGA
- the rpoC gene encoding DNA-directed RNA polymerase subunit beta' → MNELTKFTNQLAKPETFDQIQIEIASPERIRSWSFGEIKKPETINYRTFKPERDGLFCARIFGPVKDYECLCGKYKRMKYKGVVCEKCGVEVTVTKVRRERMGHIELAAPVAHIWFLKSLPSRIGLLLDMQLKQLERVLYFESYIVVEPGLTPLEKFQLLTEDELLDAQDEYGEDAFTASIGAEAVKQMLMDLDLEQERDDLLEELATTKSKLKPAKIIKRLKVVESFIDSGNRPEWMILEVVPVIPPELRPLVPLDGGRFATSDLNDLYRRVINRNNRLKRLMELRAPDIIVRNEKRMLQEAVDALFDNGRRGRVITGANKRPLKSLSDMLKGKQGRFRQNLLGKRVDYSGRSVIVTGPELKLHQCGLPKKMALELFKPFIYARLDAKGLSMTLKQAKKWVEKERKEVWDILDEVIREHPVLLNRAPTLHRLGIQAFEPVLIEGKAIQLHPLVCSAFNADFDGDQMAVHVPLSLEAQLEARVLMMSTNNILSPANGKPIIVPSQDMVLGIYYLSMDRQGEPGEGMVLADIAEVHQALHVGAVTLHSKITSRVPQTDENGKQYMKRVDTTPGRMLIGECLPKSHKVPYEVINRLLTKKDIGDVIDEVYRHTGQKDTVLFADAIMALGFRHACRAGISFGKDDMIIPDSKEGMIEETKTLVADYEQQYQDGFITQQEKYNKVIDAWSRCGDQVANAMMDEIRATPLDENGREAPINSIYMMSHSGARGSPAQMKQLAGMRGLMAKPSGEIIETPIISNFKEGLTVLEYFNSTHGARKGLADTALKTANSGYLTRRLVDVSQDCVIVEEDCKTENALEMRAIVQGGSVIASLGERILGRTTAEDIINAATGEVIVKAGTLLDEPMVKAIEEAEVQQAKIRSPLVCEAEQGVCGKCYGRDLARGTPVNIGEAVGVIAAQSIGEPGTQLTMRTFHIGGAAQVNETSHLESISDGKVIYRDMPTITDKRGRRLSLARNGEMVVVDAEGRERAIHRVPYGTMLMFEDGQAVKEGDRLAEWDPFTLPIITEQSGIVRYQDLAEGKTMEERVDEATGIAQRVVTEYRVGGRSKKEDLRPRMTLLNEAGDETEAARYMLAPGTTLSVEDGQRVEAGDILARASREAAKTRDITGGLPRVAELFEARIPKDNAVIAKISGRIEFVRDYKAKRKIAIIPEEGEPVEYLIPKTKVIDVQEGDFVKKGDTLISGSPNPHDILEVLGVEALAEYLVNEIQEVYRLQGVKINDKHIEVIVRQMLQKVEITDGGDTTLLPGEQVDLEEMNQVNAKLGKGKQPATGTPILLGITKASLQTRSFISAASFQETTRVLTQAAVEGKKDTLIGLKENVIVGRLIPAGTGAGMNRLRVTASSRDAALRAQYKKMQDALVAANTAEEERAAELRRDPADDLGDDPLAAVEGETHGTDADAGEYLQQSDETLESPEADNTEEG, encoded by the coding sequence ATGAACGAACTGACCAAATTCACGAACCAGCTCGCCAAGCCGGAAACCTTCGACCAGATCCAGATCGAGATCGCGAGCCCGGAGCGTATCCGCAGCTGGTCCTTCGGCGAGATCAAGAAGCCGGAAACGATCAACTATCGCACGTTCAAGCCCGAACGTGACGGCCTGTTCTGCGCGCGCATCTTCGGTCCGGTTAAGGATTACGAATGCCTGTGCGGCAAGTACAAGCGCATGAAATACAAGGGCGTCGTCTGCGAAAAGTGCGGCGTCGAAGTGACGGTGACCAAGGTCCGCCGCGAACGCATGGGCCATATCGAACTGGCCGCACCGGTCGCGCATATCTGGTTCCTGAAGTCGCTGCCGAGCCGCATCGGCCTGCTGCTCGACATGCAGCTGAAGCAGCTGGAGCGCGTGCTCTATTTCGAGAGCTACATCGTGGTCGAGCCGGGCCTGACCCCGCTCGAAAAGTTCCAGCTCCTGACCGAGGACGAACTGCTCGACGCTCAGGATGAATATGGCGAGGATGCCTTCACCGCGAGCATTGGCGCCGAAGCCGTCAAGCAGATGCTGATGGACCTGGACCTGGAACAGGAACGCGACGATCTTCTCGAAGAACTCGCCACCACCAAGTCCAAGCTGAAGCCCGCCAAGATCATCAAGCGGCTCAAGGTCGTGGAAAGCTTCATCGATTCCGGCAACCGCCCGGAATGGATGATCCTGGAAGTCGTGCCGGTCATTCCGCCGGAACTGCGCCCGCTGGTTCCGCTGGATGGCGGCCGTTTCGCGACGTCCGACCTCAACGACCTCTATCGCCGCGTCATCAACCGCAACAATCGCCTGAAGCGCCTGATGGAACTGCGCGCGCCGGACATCATCGTCCGTAACGAAAAGCGCATGTTGCAGGAGGCAGTGGACGCGCTGTTCGACAATGGCCGCCGCGGCCGTGTCATCACCGGCGCCAACAAGCGTCCGCTGAAGTCGCTGTCCGACATGCTCAAGGGCAAGCAGGGCCGCTTCCGCCAGAACCTTCTGGGCAAGCGCGTCGACTATTCGGGCCGTTCGGTCATCGTGACCGGTCCGGAACTCAAGCTGCACCAGTGCGGCCTGCCCAAGAAGATGGCGCTCGAGCTGTTCAAGCCGTTCATCTACGCCCGCCTCGACGCCAAGGGTCTTTCCATGACCCTGAAGCAGGCGAAAAAGTGGGTCGAGAAAGAGCGCAAGGAAGTCTGGGACATCCTCGACGAAGTCATTCGCGAGCACCCGGTTCTGCTGAACCGCGCCCCGACGCTTCACCGCCTCGGCATTCAGGCTTTCGAGCCGGTGCTGATCGAGGGCAAGGCGATTCAGCTTCACCCGCTGGTCTGTTCTGCCTTCAATGCCGACTTCGACGGTGACCAGATGGCCGTCCACGTTCCGCTGAGCCTCGAGGCGCAGCTGGAAGCGCGCGTGCTGATGATGTCCACCAACAACATCCTGTCACCCGCGAACGGCAAGCCGATCATCGTTCCTTCGCAGGACATGGTGCTGGGCATCTATTACCTGTCCATGGATCGCCAGGGCGAACCGGGCGAAGGCATGGTGCTGGCCGATATTGCCGAGGTTCACCAAGCGTTGCATGTCGGGGCGGTTACCCTGCACTCCAAGATCACCAGCCGCGTCCCGCAGACCGACGAAAACGGCAAGCAGTACATGAAGCGCGTGGACACCACGCCGGGCCGGATGCTGATCGGCGAATGCCTGCCGAAGAGCCACAAGGTCCCTTACGAGGTCATCAACCGCCTGCTGACGAAGAAGGACATCGGCGACGTTATCGACGAGGTCTATCGTCACACCGGCCAGAAGGACACGGTGTTGTTTGCCGACGCCATCATGGCACTGGGCTTCCGCCACGCCTGCCGTGCGGGTATTTCCTTCGGCAAGGACGACATGATCATTCCGGATTCCAAGGAAGGAATGATCGAGGAAACCAAGACCCTGGTCGCCGATTACGAGCAGCAGTACCAGGACGGCTTCATCACCCAGCAGGAAAAGTACAACAAGGTGATCGACGCCTGGAGCCGTTGCGGCGACCAGGTGGCGAACGCCATGATGGACGAGATCCGGGCAACTCCGCTGGACGAGAATGGGCGTGAAGCGCCGATCAACTCGATCTACATGATGAGCCATTCCGGTGCGCGTGGTTCGCCGGCGCAGATGAAGCAGCTTGCCGGTATGCGCGGCCTCATGGCCAAGCCGTCGGGCGAGATCATCGAAACGCCGATCATCTCGAACTTCAAGGAAGGCCTGACCGTCCTTGAATACTTCAACTCCACCCACGGCGCCCGTAAGGGTCTGGCCGATACGGCGCTCAAGACGGCGAACTCGGGTTACCTGACCCGCCGTCTGGTCGACGTGTCGCAGGACTGCGTCATCGTGGAAGAGGACTGCAAGACCGAGAACGCGCTGGAAATGCGTGCGATCGTTCAGGGCGGCAGTGTCATCGCTTCGCTCGGCGAACGTATCCTTGGCCGCACCACGGCAGAGGATATCATCAACGCTGCCACGGGCGAGGTGATCGTGAAGGCCGGCACGCTGCTGGACGAACCGATGGTCAAGGCCATCGAGGAAGCCGAAGTGCAGCAGGCCAAGATCCGCAGCCCGCTGGTCTGCGAAGCGGAACAGGGTGTCTGCGGCAAGTGCTACGGACGCGATCTGGCCCGCGGTACGCCGGTGAATATCGGTGAGGCGGTCGGCGTTATCGCCGCCCAGTCCATCGGTGAACCGGGCACGCAGCTGACCATGCGTACCTTCCACATCGGCGGTGCCGCCCAGGTGAACGAAACCAGCCACCTGGAAAGCATCAGCGACGGCAAGGTCATCTATCGCGACATGCCGACCATCACCGACAAGAGGGGCCGCCGCCTCTCTCTCGCCCGCAATGGCGAGATGGTGGTTGTCGACGCTGAAGGCCGTGAACGCGCGATCCACCGCGTGCCCTACGGCACGATGCTGATGTTCGAGGATGGACAGGCCGTGAAGGAAGGCGATCGCCTGGCCGAGTGGGACCCGTTCACCCTGCCGATCATCACCGAGCAGTCGGGTATCGTGCGCTACCAGGATCTCGCCGAAGGCAAGACCATGGAAGAGCGTGTGGACGAAGCCACCGGCATCGCCCAGCGCGTCGTGACCGAATATCGCGTCGGCGGCCGTTCCAAGAAGGAGGATCTGCGTCCGCGCATGACCCTGCTGAACGAAGCCGGGGACGAGACGGAGGCCGCGCGCTACATGCTGGCGCCGGGCACTACGCTTTCGGTCGAGGATGGCCAGCGGGTCGAGGCCGGTGACATTCTGGCGCGTGCCAGCCGTGAAGCCGCCAAGACGCGCGACATCACCGGCGGTCTGCCGCGAGTGGCGGAACTGTTCGAAGCCCGCATCCCGAAGGATAACGCGGTCATCGCGAAGATTTCGGGCCGGATCGAATTCGTTCGCGACTACAAGGCGAAGCGCAAGATCGCGATCATCCCGGAAGAGGGCGAACCGGTTGAATACCTGATCCCCAAGACCAAGGTGATCGACGTCCAGGAAGGCGACTTCGTGAAGAAGGGTGACACGCTCATTTCGGGCAGTCCCAATCCGCACGATATCCTGGAAGTTCTCGGGGTCGAGGCGCTGGCCGAATATCTCGTGAACGAGATTCAGGAAGTCTATCGACTGCAGGGCGTGAAGATCAACGACAAGCACATCGAGGTGATCGTTCGCCAGATGCTGCAGAAGGTCGAGATCACCGATGGCGGCGATACCACGCTGCTGCCGGGCGAACAGGTCGATCTGGAAGAGATGAACCAGGTGAATGCGAAGCTGGGCAAGGGTAAGCAGCCTGCCACCGGCACGCCGATCCTGCTGGGCATCACCAAGGCCAGCCTGCAGACGCGCAGCTTCATTTCGGCGGCTTCCTTCCAGGAAACCACGCGCGTGCTCACCCAGGCTGCCGTCGAAGGCAAGAAGGACACGCTGATCGGTCTCAAGGAAAACGTGATCGTGGGCCGTCTCATCCCCGCCGGTACCGGCGCGGGCATGAACCGTCTGCGCGTTACGGCTTCCAGCCGCGATGCTGCCCTGCGCGCCCAGTACAAGAAGATGCAGGATGCTCTTGTCGCTGCCAATACGGCAGAGGAAGAGCGTGCCGCCGAATTGCGGCGCGATCCGGCTGACGATCTGGGCGACGATCCGCTGGCCGCTGTCGAGGGGGAAACCCACGGCACGGATGCGGATGCCGGCGAGTATCTGCAGCAGAGTGACGAGACGCTGGAAAGCCCCGAAGCGGATAATACCGAAGAGGGTTGA
- a CDS encoding DUF2975 domain-containing protein has translation MTQIKRDKLLIAARILVIFLKAVLGIAALGVVVAIPVVLFSQSHVADALVSGVSLASGLSAIVATLLLGMVLLGGAFWFVHLLGRMIDTVGEGNPFVPDNADRLSRMGWIAVALQVAQIPLTVCASMVDQYFPEANVNIDSGISLTGIALAIVLFILARVFREGTAMREDLEGTV, from the coding sequence ATGACCCAAATTAAAAGAGACAAGCTGCTTATCGCAGCAAGGATACTCGTCATCTTCCTCAAGGCAGTGCTGGGCATCGCCGCCCTCGGCGTGGTGGTCGCGATCCCGGTCGTCCTGTTCAGCCAGAGCCATGTCGCCGATGCGCTGGTGTCGGGCGTCAGCCTTGCCTCCGGACTGAGCGCCATCGTGGCGACCCTGCTGCTCGGCATGGTCCTGCTTGGGGGCGCCTTCTGGTTCGTTCACCTGCTTGGGCGGATGATCGACACGGTCGGGGAAGGAAACCCCTTCGTGCCGGACAATGCGGATCGCCTGTCCCGCATGGGCTGGATCGCCGTGGCCCTGCAAGTGGCGCAGATCCCGCTGACTGTCTGCGCTTCGATGGTCGACCAGTATTTCCCGGAAGCCAATGTCAATATCGACTCGGGCATTTCGCTGACGGGTATCGCCCTGGCCATCGTGCTGTTCATCCTCGCCCGCGTGTTCCGTGAAGGAACGGCCATGCGCGAAGACCTGGAAGGGACCGTCTGA
- a CDS encoding NADH:flavin oxidoreductase encodes MVSTDILFQPFSSAKLSLPNRIVMAPMTRNMSPDGVPGEANAAYYRRRAEHAVGLILSEGTVVDRPASRNQPGIPFFHGDAALAGWQGVIDAVHAAGGKMGPQIWHTGGARSPDGFEPGKVDTPSGLNGPDDPRGEPMSEEDIADTIAAFARAAGDAKRLGFDTLEIHGAHGYLIDQFFWSGTNRRTDRYGGPTIAERARFGAEIVSAMREAVGPDFPILMRLSQWKQQDYSARLANTPDEMEQWLTPLVDAGVDILHCSQRRFWEPEFPEIDGEDGLNFAGWARKITSLPTISVGSVGLSSDFFTAFAGEASQAAGIDRLVARMERGEFDLIAVGRALLADARWAEKIRDGQDDELRDFDAAALATLD; translated from the coding sequence ATGGTATCGACCGACATCCTGTTTCAGCCGTTTTCGTCCGCCAAGCTGAGCCTGCCCAACCGCATCGTGATGGCGCCAATGACGCGAAACATGTCGCCTGATGGCGTTCCGGGTGAAGCGAATGCCGCCTATTACCGCCGGCGGGCCGAACATGCGGTTGGCCTGATCCTCTCCGAAGGGACGGTGGTGGACCGCCCGGCATCGCGCAACCAGCCCGGCATCCCCTTCTTCCACGGCGATGCGGCGCTGGCCGGTTGGCAGGGCGTGATCGACGCGGTCCATGCCGCCGGCGGCAAGATGGGGCCGCAAATCTGGCACACGGGCGGCGCGCGCTCCCCCGACGGGTTTGAGCCGGGAAAGGTGGATACGCCTTCCGGCCTGAACGGCCCCGACGATCCACGCGGCGAACCCATGAGCGAGGAAGACATCGCCGACACGATTGCCGCCTTCGCCCGCGCGGCAGGCGATGCGAAACGGCTCGGCTTCGACACGTTGGAAATCCACGGTGCCCATGGCTATCTGATCGACCAGTTTTTCTGGAGCGGCACCAATCGCCGCACGGATCGTTATGGCGGCCCGACCATTGCCGAACGCGCCCGTTTCGGCGCGGAGATCGTTTCTGCCATGCGCGAAGCCGTGGGACCGGATTTCCCGATCCTGATGCGGCTCAGCCAATGGAAGCAGCAGGATTATTCGGCGCGGCTGGCCAATACGCCTGATGAGATGGAGCAGTGGCTGACGCCGCTTGTCGATGCCGGGGTGGACATTCTGCATTGTTCCCAACGGCGTTTCTGGGAGCCGGAGTTCCCGGAAATCGATGGCGAGGACGGGCTGAACTTCGCCGGCTGGGCCAGGAAGATCACCAGCCTGCCGACAATCAGCGTCGGCTCGGTCGGCCTTTCATCGGATTTCTTCACGGCCTTCGCGGGTGAAGCCTCCCAGGCGGCGGGGATCGATCGTCTGGTTGCGCGGATGGAACGCGGCGAATTCGATCTGATCGCGGTGGGCCGGGCCTTGTTGGCCGATGCCCGATGGGCGGAGAAAATTCGCGACGGGCAAGACGATGAATTGCGGGATTTCGATGCGGCGGCACTTGCCACGCTGGATTAA
- the rpoB gene encoding DNA-directed RNA polymerase subunit beta produces the protein MATKAKAPTTVGSKKKRIRKIFGDIHEVVQMPNLIEVQRESYEQFLRSDPSIGYVSGLEKTLRSVFPIRDFAGTAELDFVHYELEDPKYDTTECRQRGITYAAPMKVTLRLIVFEVDQETETRSVLDIKEQDVYMGDMPLMTGNGTFIVNGTERVIVSQMHRSPGVLFDHDRGKTHSSGKFLFAARVIPYRGSWLDFEFDAKDIVNVRIDRKRKLPVTALLYALGLDSEEILDVFYNKVTWKRGKDGWEIPFSAEAWRGQKPAFPLVDAKTGEEVFPAGQKVSPRAANKAAKDGLETLLIPTEEIFGHYSARDLIDESTGRIYIEAGDEVSPENLDKLDAAGIDQLDLLDIDHVTTGPWIRNTMKADKAENRDEGLEAIYKVMRPGEPPTKETAEALFEGLFFDGERYDLSAVGRVKLNMRLGLDAEDTVTTLRREDILAVVKELVDLKDGKGEVDDIDNLGNRRVRSVGELLENQYRVGLLRMERAVKERMSSVDVSTVMPNDLINAKPAVAAVREFFGSSQLSQFMDQTNPLSEVTHKRRVSALGPGGLTRERAGFEVRDVHPTHYGRICPIETPEGPNIGLINSLSTFARVNKYGFIETPYRTITDNKVTGEVKYLSAMEEQKHTVAQASAELNEDGSFVEELVSARQNGEFVMSPSDQITLMDVSPKQLVSVAASLIPFLENDDANRALMGSNMQRQAVPLVKAEAPFVGTGMEETVARDSGAAISAVRGGVVDQVDATRIVIRASGEVDAGNPGVDIYNLQKFQRSNQNTCINQRPLVKVGDVIEAGDTIADGPSTDLGELALGKNSLVAFMPWNGYNYEDSILISERIVKDDVFTSIHIEEFEVMARDTKLGPEDITRDIPNVGEEALRNLDEAGIVYIGAEVHPGDILVGKITPKGESPMTPEEKLLRAIFGEKASDVRDTSLRLPPGVAGTIVEVRVFNRHGIEIDDRTRAIQNEEIERLKKDSEDERNILNRATYNRLREMLDGQTASAAPKGVKKGTVITQEVLDEVERHEWFKFAVADDNMQAQLEAVKSQYDEAVKRIKDKFEDRKEKLERGDELAPGVLKMVKVFVAVKRKLQPGDKMAGRHGNKGVISRILPQEDMPFLEDGTPVDIVLNPLGVPSRMNVGQIFETHLGMAARGLGQQVTRALEEWREANPDPEAAAPPSALVEKLKDVYGEQYHDDIESRTTEEVVELAGNLKNGVPMGTPVFDGARESDVSDMLMKAGYDTSGQVTLFDGRTGEAFDRKVTVGYIYMLKLHHLVDDKIHARSIGPYSLVTQQPLGGKAQFGGQRFGEMEVWALQAYGAAYTLQEMLTVKSDDVVGRTKVYEAIVKGDDTFEAGIPESFNVLVKEMRSLGLNVELSSLNDEDEDDGFGQIAAE, from the coding sequence ATGGCGACCAAGGCGAAGGCCCCGACCACCGTCGGCTCCAAGAAGAAGCGCATCCGCAAGATTTTCGGCGACATCCACGAAGTGGTGCAGATGCCGAATCTGATCGAGGTTCAGCGCGAGAGCTACGAGCAGTTCCTCCGCTCCGACCCTTCGATCGGTTACGTTTCCGGCCTTGAGAAGACCCTGCGTTCGGTCTTCCCGATTCGCGATTTCGCCGGCACGGCCGAACTGGACTTCGTGCATTACGAGCTCGAGGATCCGAAATACGACACGACTGAATGTCGTCAGCGCGGCATTACCTATGCGGCCCCGATGAAGGTCACATTGCGCCTGATCGTGTTCGAGGTGGATCAGGAAACCGAAACCCGTTCCGTCCTCGATATCAAGGAGCAGGACGTTTACATGGGCGACATGCCGCTCATGACCGGGAACGGCACCTTCATCGTCAACGGGACCGAGCGTGTCATCGTGTCGCAGATGCACCGTTCGCCGGGTGTGCTGTTCGACCATGACCGCGGCAAGACCCATTCCAGCGGCAAGTTCCTGTTCGCCGCCCGCGTGATTCCGTATCGCGGTTCGTGGCTGGACTTCGAATTCGACGCCAAGGACATCGTGAATGTCCGCATCGACCGCAAGCGCAAGCTGCCGGTCACTGCGCTGCTTTATGCGCTGGGCCTCGATAGCGAGGAAATCCTCGACGTATTCTACAACAAGGTCACCTGGAAGCGCGGCAAGGACGGATGGGAAATTCCCTTCAGTGCCGAGGCGTGGCGTGGCCAGAAGCCGGCTTTCCCGCTGGTGGACGCGAAAACCGGCGAGGAAGTGTTCCCCGCCGGCCAGAAGGTCAGCCCGCGCGCTGCCAACAAGGCGGCCAAGGATGGCCTGGAAACGCTGCTGATCCCGACCGAGGAAATCTTCGGTCATTATTCGGCGCGCGATCTCATCGATGAAAGCACGGGGCGCATCTATATCGAGGCTGGCGACGAGGTTTCGCCGGAAAATCTCGACAAGCTGGATGCTGCCGGCATCGACCAGCTCGACCTGCTCGATATCGACCATGTCACCACCGGGCCGTGGATCCGCAACACGATGAAGGCCGATAAGGCCGAAAATCGGGACGAGGGTCTGGAGGCGATCTACAAGGTCATGCGTCCGGGCGAACCGCCGACCAAGGAAACGGCAGAAGCGCTGTTCGAAGGCCTGTTCTTCGATGGAGAGCGCTATGACCTGTCCGCCGTTGGCCGTGTGAAGCTGAACATGCGCCTTGGCCTCGATGCCGAAGACACGGTGACGACCTTGCGCCGGGAAGACATCCTGGCCGTGGTCAAGGAACTGGTCGACCTGAAGGACGGCAAGGGCGAAGTCGACGACATCGACAATCTCGGCAACCGCCGCGTGCGTTCGGTGGGCGAGCTGCTGGAAAACCAGTATCGCGTCGGCCTGCTGCGCATGGAACGCGCGGTGAAGGAACGCATGAGCTCGGTCGATGTGTCGACCGTGATGCCGAACGACCTGATCAACGCCAAGCCGGCCGTGGCCGCTGTGCGCGAATTCTTCGGTTCGTCCCAGCTGTCGCAGTTCATGGACCAGACCAATCCTCTGTCGGAAGTCACCCACAAGCGCCGCGTTTCGGCACTTGGCCCGGGCGGTCTGACGCGTGAACGCGCCGGCTTCGAAGTCCGCGACGTTCATCCGACGCATTATGGCCGTATCTGCCCGATTGAAACGCCGGAAGGCCCGAATATCGGCCTGATCAACTCGCTCTCCACCTTTGCGCGGGTCAATAAATACGGCTTCATCGAAACGCCTTACCGCACCATCACCGACAACAAGGTGACGGGCGAGGTGAAGTATCTCTCCGCCATGGAAGAGCAGAAGCACACCGTGGCGCAGGCTTCCGCTGAACTGAACGAAGATGGCAGCTTCGTGGAAGAGCTGGTGTCAGCCCGTCAGAACGGCGAGTTCGTGATGAGCCCGTCCGACCAGATCACGCTGATGGACGTTTCGCCCAAGCAGCTTGTCTCGGTTGCTGCGTCGCTGATCCCGTTCCTGGAAAACGATGACGCCAACCGCGCGCTGATGGGTTCCAACATGCAGCGTCAGGCCGTGCCCCTGGTGAAGGCGGAAGCGCCCTTCGTCGGCACCGGCATGGAAGAAACCGTGGCGCGCGATTCCGGCGCTGCGATTTCCGCAGTGCGCGGCGGCGTGGTCGATCAGGTCGATGCGACCCGTATCGTCATCCGCGCCTCGGGCGAGGTCGATGCCGGCAACCCGGGCGTGGACATCTACAATCTGCAGAAGTTCCAGCGCTCCAACCAGAATACCTGCATCAACCAGCGCCCGCTGGTGAAGGTGGGCGATGTGATCGAAGCCGGCGACACGATTGCCGACGGTCCTTCGACCGATCTGGGCGAACTGGCCCTGGGCAAGAACAGCCTCGTCGCCTTCATGCCCTGGAATGGCTACAACTACGAAGACTCCATCCTGATCTCCGAACGGATCGTGAAGGACGACGTCTTCACCTCGATCCATATCGAGGAGTTCGAGGTGATGGCCCGCGACACCAAGCTCGGGCCGGAAGACATCACCCGCGACATCCCGAATGTCGGCGAGGAAGCGCTGCGCAACCTCGATGAGGCGGGCATCGTCTATATCGGTGCGGAAGTGCATCCGGGCGATATCCTGGTCGGCAAGATCACGCCCAAGGGCGAGAGCCCGATGACGCCGGAAGAAAAGCTGCTGCGCGCCATCTTCGGTGAAAAGGCCAGCGATGTGCGCGACACCTCGCTCCGCCTGCCGCCGGGCGTTGCCGGTACGATCGTGGAAGTCCGCGTCTTCAACCGCCACGGTATCGAGATCGACGACCGTACGCGCGCCATCCAGAACGAGGAAATCGAACGCCTCAAGAAGGATAGCGAGGACGAGCGCAACATCCTCAACCGTGCGACCTACAACCGTCTGCGCGAAATGCTGGACGGCCAGACCGCTTCCGCCGCGCCGAAAGGCGTCAAGAAGGGCACGGTCATCACGCAGGAAGTGCTGGACGAGGTCGAGCGCCACGAGTGGTTCAAGTTCGCCGTTGCCGACGACAACATGCAGGCTCAGCTGGAAGCAGTGAAGAGCCAGTATGACGAGGCGGTGAAGCGCATCAAGGACAAGTTCGAAGACCGCAAGGAGAAGCTCGAACGCGGTGACGAACTCGCCCCGGGCGTGCTGAAGATGGTCAAGGTCTTCGTTGCGGTGAAGCGCAAGCTGCAGCCGGGCGACAAGATGGCCGGCCGCCACGGTAACAAGGGTGTTATCAGCCGCATCCTGCCGCAGGAGGACATGCCGTTCCTGGAAGACGGCACTCCCGTCGATATCGTGCTGAACCCGCTGGGCGTGCCCTCGCGCATGAATGTCGGACAGATCTTCGAAACCCATCTGGGCATGGCCGCGCGCGGACTTGGCCAGCAGGTGACACGGGCCCTGGAAGAATGGCGCGAAGCCAATCCCGATCCGGAAGCTGCGGCCCCGCCGTCGGCCCTGGTCGAGAAGCTGAAGGACGTCTATGGCGAGCAGTATCACGACGATATCGAAAGCCGTACGACGGAAGAGGTCGTCGAACTTGCCGGCAATCTGAAGAACGGCGTGCCGATGGGTACTCCGGTGTTCGACGGTGCGCGCGAATCCGACGTTTCCGACATGCTGATGAAGGCCGGTTACGATACCAGCGGGCAGGTTACCCTGTTCGATGGCCGTACTGGTGAAGCCTTCGACCGCAAGGTCACCGTCGGCTACATCTACATGCTGAAGCTGCACCACCTGGTCGACGACAAGATCCACGCCCGTTCGATCGGCCCGTACAGCCTCGTCACCCAGCAGCCGCTGGGCGGTAAGGCGCAGTTCGGTGGCCAGCGCTTCGGTGAGATGGAGGTCTGGGCATTGCAGGCTTACGGCGCCGCTTACACGCTGCAGGAAATGCTCACCGTGAAGTCGGACGACGTGGTGGGCCGGACCAAGGTGTATGAAGCGATCGTCAAGGGCGACGACACGTTCGAGGCCGGTATTCCGGAGAGCTTCAACGTGCTCGTGAAGGAAATGCGCTCGCTGGGTCTGAACGTCGAATTGTCCTCGTTGAATGACGAGGATGAGGACGACGGCTTCGGCCAGATCGCGGCTGAATAA